CGCGCACGGTGTTCGTGCGCGGCAATACCGGCCGCGCCGTGCGCGCGTCCTCGAGCATCCCCGGCGTGTTCGAGCCGGTCGAGATCCACGGCAAGCATTACGTCGACGGCGGCGTGGTCAGCCCGATCCCGGTCGACGCGGCGCGCCAGCTCGGCGCCGACTTCGTGATCGCGGTGGACATTTCCGCCGCACCCGACGGCAGCAACCCGCAGGGCATGATGAACATCGTCGGCCAGTCCATCGACATCATGGGCCGGCAACTGGCCGCGCAGGAAAGCGCGCGCGCCGACGTGGTGATCCGGCCCGACCTGCGCGGCATCGGTCCGACCGCTTTCGAGCAGAAGAACCAGGCTATCCTCGAAGGCGAGAAGGCCGCGCTGGCGGCGATGCCGGCGATCCGCGCCAAGCTTGCCGCGATGCTCGCGGCGCGCCGGGCCGCCGCGGCCACGGCCGCGCCCTG
This window of the Rhodanobacter soli genome carries:
- a CDS encoding patatin-like phospholipase family protein — its product is MPLRRLLPLFATLLLSGCFHASKPVPPPIVAPPPVKLKIGLALGGGAAKGFAHIGVIKMLEASGIHPDVVAGTSAGSVVGALYASGMDAFALQQTAFGLDEAKIRDVRLFSGGLVQGQALQDYVNQLLHKQPIEQLKMPFAAVATELESGTRTVFVRGNTGRAVRASSSIPGVFEPVEIHGKHYVDGGVVSPIPVDAARQLGADFVIAVDISAAPDGSNPQGMMNIVGQSIDIMGRQLAAQESARADVVIRPDLRGIGPTAFEQKNQAILEGEKAALAAMPAIRAKLAAMLAARRAAAATAAP